In Eupeodes corollae chromosome 3, idEupCoro1.1, whole genome shotgun sequence, a single genomic region encodes these proteins:
- the LOC129951202 gene encoding seminal metalloprotease 1-like has protein sequence MKSIIIGLIISLTILGLTLGYPTPVEKDPEQGDFFEGDIDLSEDQREAIEGKARNGLISSKYHWPNKVVYYKFAEGQFDGAHKNHVLRGMQMLEEVSCIRFIPANETTIAFVNITSQPTGCHSSVGFQNKVQTVNFQNYELDKGCFRLATIVHEFLHALGFYHQQSASNRDEFVKIVFENISSGKESNFNIYNSTVVEDFGIEYDYGSVMHYGPTAFSKNGEKTIIPILDPSAEIGQRRDMSSKDIDKLNIMYKCPIQTK, from the exons ATGAAGTCAATCATTATTGGTCTTATCATTTCCTTAACCATTCTAGGTCTCACATTGGGATATCCTACTCCCGTAGAGAAGGATCCCGAACAAGGAGACTTCTTCGAAGGTGATATTGATCTATCGGAAGATCAAAGAGAAGCAATTGAGGGAAAGGCTCGCAATGGATTAATTTCTAGCAAATATCATTGGCCCAACAAAGTTGTCTACTACAAATTCGCTGAAGGACAATTCG ATGGAGCTCACAAGAATCACGTCCTTCGTGGAATGCAAATGCTTGAAGAAGTATCCTGCATTCGCTTTATTCCAGCTAATGAGACCACAATTGCTTTCGTAAACATAACAAGCCAGCCAACAGGTTGTCATTCGTCTGTTGGATTCCAAAATAAAGTACAAActgtgaattttcaaaactacgAACTGGATAAAGGTTGCTTCCGGCTAGCTACTATTGTCCATGAATTTCTGCACGCTCTGGGCTTCTATCATCAGCAAAGTGCTTCGAATCGTGATGAAtttgtgaaaattgttttcgaaaatatctCATCGGGCAAAGAgagtaatttcaatatttacaatTCAACGGTTGTGGAGGATTTTGGTATTGAATATGATTATGGCAGTGTTATGCATTATGGACCGACAGCATTTTCGAAAAACGGAGAGAAAACAATTATTCCAATACTTGATCCTAGTGCTGAAATTGGCCAAAGGAGAGATATGAGTTCTAAGGATATTGACAAATTGAATATTATGTACAAATGTCCAATTCAAACAAAGTGA